Below is a genomic region from Hevea brasiliensis isolate MT/VB/25A 57/8 chromosome 3, ASM3005281v1, whole genome shotgun sequence.
gtgagaaagaaagtaaCATCGTAAGCAAGCTAAAATGAGATGGGAAAAAAAATGCCTGTTATGGATGCAACTCCTCCAAGCCGCTCATATAGAGATTCCAAAAAGTCCTTGTAGAATGCAATAACGCCTGTGATTATTCAACTCCAAGTTCTTAAACATCATCATTCAATTATTTTGTAATTACTAAAATAAACCCAAAAACAAAACCCAACCAGGATTTCCAGGGATGAACAAAACATGCAACTTCAGATCATCAGCACGAATCTCCAGCAATTCAGATGTGTGACTGATCATAATATAAATACAAAATAAacatatattacaacaaaaagaagaaaaattagaaatgaaattgaaaaataccCGGACACATTGCACAAACGGGAAATCACAGGTCTTCTAATATTGGGAACTAATTTCTGGCAACTCATATCGCTCCTCACACACCTAGCTCTATACTCCTTCCCAGAACAAACACACGCAGAGAGAGATGTGATTGCAAAGTAGAATGATGAAAATAGTAGAGAAATCAGCGAATGTAAGGATGAAATAAGGAATTTACCTTGACTGGAAAGAGATGAATTAAGCTGGAGCAGCAGAAGAGACCAAAGGACCTAAGCATCAGCTCCTGTTCTGCTAATGGCTAATGCCTCTGAGTTCTGACTTCCATATCTCCTTGAAATTCAACACattgtattattattttaatatcggTACGATTTTTTAATtagttatattaaatttttattatcttttatgatttttataaaattttttgaaataaaattttttataatttttaaatattcataattttttaatatttaataaattaaaaaataaaaatttttaaaaactatACTTTAAAAAGTCTTCTATCCCCCTAAACATAAATAAGGATTTTTAAATCTTGATAAAACATTCCATTACTTAAAAAAAAACTCCTTCACAGACAAGGGTAAGTCTCCCCACTGAAGTTTCAGTATCCCTTGTGGATGGAGATTAGTGTGGGTTTTTTTGGTGCCTACTACATGTTGGTTTAGAGAACATAAGTACGGTGGTGATGCTTCCCCTCGTGATGGTAGGGTGATTCTCTTGCTCTGAAGTAACGGAGTGTTCCTTGTCGGCTGGCTATTTGGGCATCACCAGGTGGAGCTAGAGGAGATTGAGAAGCTCGTATTTTTGCCATGCCATTTCCCGGTTTATCCGGTATTGGTCCTCGCCGGGAGATTCCTCAGGCAGTGTGCGACTCAACTCTCTTGTTGCTGATGGGGTGAATCCTTTTATTGGGTGACCTTGATGGTCATCATTGAGGAGCTTATTGGTCTCCCCTTTGTGCTTCAGGTTCCACATGTTTAGCCTCTCCTTCGGCTGCCTCAGTCTCCCTCTAATGATTGGTCTGTAGTTGGAGTCATCCTTGGTGAAGTCAGCTGGGATGGCTACTGTTAAGAGAAGATACGGGCAACCCGTTTTAGGCCTAGGATTTCTCGAACTTTGAACTCTtagttttttataaatttaagggagagttttataatattttatcttttttttaataaatattacacACAATTACTTAATTTTATAAGTATTTTCATAAGAATCActaattttaacttttttttataaaattaactaaattttaatttaattttataaaaatcattgtgactaaaaattaaatttttctatATTAACCTGCTGACTTATTagctattttaaaaataaaattattttactttattagtttcttaaaaaaaaacacataaaaCACATATAGTTACTTCTCTCATCGTTAAACTCCTTCCCTTTCTTTATTTTTTCCTCCATTAATAACTAATAACtaggtaattttatttataaaataattgataagatAAGAGGCtaatatgaaaatttttaatttcaggttataataacttttatgaaattaaattaaaatttaataaattttataaaaaaattaaaatgtattGACTTTTATGAAAATACACATAAAATTAAATGCTTGCATGTGATAATCACCCATCTTTTTGGGACTTGTGGCTTtgtaatgttttatcataaactaTAATTTTctgtttttatatatatatatatcacacttatcatatttatttcttattatttatatttatataaaatttttatttaatttattatgaaatcGTTTCACAATTATGCGTCATTTTCATAACATTAAtgagtattaatttttttttttctaaatttatttgatctctattaaatataataactATTTATACAATTTTTTAAAACACGCCTTAATACCCCATCTCTCTTTTAATTAGataagataaaaattaattaaatcaaattaaaaaatattttattataatttaactgaattaattattttcttaatcataATACAAAATCTTACAAAAATTGACTAGTGATTTTTGACATGCCTTAGAAACTAAAATTTACCTTATACATAGTTGATTTATCTCttgcataattattttaattttacatattataattacaacatcataaatagaaaagaaaattagTAAAAGGAATTAAAAGATTTATAATATATATCAAAGGAAGTGATATAAATgagttttttctcttttattcggCACTCTATTATTGGTTGTCTATCATTTCTAAATTTAATAGAACAGTGAATGTTATAATTATTCTCTTCTAGGAAGAAGCAATGCCAATAATAAGAATACACAGGTTTCACAGGCCATTCATCATCAGTAATCAAACTCAAGATATGATGGAAGAAATGAATAGTTGATGAATATTTTTTACATAACTTGGTCATTATCAAAAACAAAGACTAAGCTTTATCAGACCAATGTTCACACCCACAAATCACtagtcatcaaaataaacaaatgGAGTCATTTTTCAGAAAATACACTAAATAAATTGGCACTTGTCACTATAAAGAATGAGATGAATAATTATCATCATCTGTCCAATTGTTTAAAAATATACAAGGTGTCTCACTTTATTGGATTGAGCTTAACACTTGATTCTTTATCAAGCTCGACACATGCTGAGCAACCCATACTGAACCAGCCTCAGTGCAACAGAAACTATGAGTATGGCCTTCCCTTTCTACTGATAAAGCAATACCAGGAACCTGCTTTCCAATCTACTACCACAAAAGGTTAGTTAGACATAAGCCAAGTCAGTCACGAAAAATGGTGAAGAATATTACAGGacaatctctgtttaatataaatttatatatataaaaagcaGTACAAGCTCAACATCATGAAGCAGAAACAGAATGAACATGAAATCACTGTAGTTGTCAGCATTATCACCAGACGCATTGCTTTGAAGGTATTTGTTATTGCCATCGTCAATGCTATCACCATAATAGTCAGCATTATCATCCGATGCATTGCTTTGGAGCTATTTCGTATTGCCATCGTCAATGCTTCACAAGTGTTTATGatcactcataacatacaatctCCATTTCCCACGTGACAAATAAATTACCATATGATGCTATTTGAGGAAACATGCATATACACTAGCAACCCTTTTCAACTGTTTACAAAGTACTGAACACTATTCTTATGTGAAACTAACTCCTATTAAGATCTCATCGCCATTAACCTTATATCATAAACATTTACATACCCAAGGAAATAAACCCAAAGTGTAATGGCAAGATAGAAAATAAAGCATTTATACGTCATAAATATAGATCTGCACCCCCAAACAAACTATGATTAATAGCATTGTTTTGAAAACTGGATTAGACCGGCCAGTCGGACCGGTTTAACTGGAAACCAGAGCTTGGTCCAGTTCGGTTCACTCACAAATTCTGACTGCAATCGAACCGGTTGACCCGACTAGGTTTGATCCAGTTTTCCAGCACCTCAGTTTAAAAAAAAACTAATGTGGTCTCTGGGAATCAAATCTAGAACCTAGGAACAGCTTTTTTTAACTAAAGACCATCTCTTCTACACTTATGTGCATTGTTTTagcatatattttataaaataatcaaCTTAATTGTcatataattatttcttttattaatttacattatattttattaatttaaaataattaataactattataaacttaattaaaatctaaattattttaaaaaaatatttacatattaaaatttaactaagtttatcttaataattatttaaaaaatatataaaacacctaactataataaaaatattattatcaataattttataatatttatttaatagtaTACCAGTTCAACCTTAAACCCTTAACCCTTTGCATTCACTGGTTCAATAACCAGGCTGGATTTGAAAACATTGATTAATAGAGTCCACATTGGCTAAAGAGGCACTTCCACTGTACAGATACACGCAACATTCCATTGAAAGCTTTTCAAAAGATGCAACAGTTCAATAGACAAGAAATTAGAATCCATCACTCACCTCATCAAACATTTCCAGTGGACCCCAGTGATCATCAACACCAAATAAGAATGCCATTTTACTCCGATTCTCTCTCATGAATGCCCAATCTGGTGTTTCCGAAAGCTAACATAAAAGAACCATAGTTAACACAAAGTTGTGGACATAGTTTAGAACTCTCATGTGAACATTGCTGTACACTTAAATATTTTGCTGGAGTAGAAGAGGCAGCATATGCTTTATTGTACCTATAAGTGGACAtacaaaattaaatgaaataaatagaGAAATTGAAATTCTTTCAAGTTTTTCTTTCTTGTGAatctttcaaattattaaatttttattaaaattaaatattcagGCACATTACACTTCAAGCAGGTAGAGGACAAGTAGGAATGTTCATCAGCCCGCTTTAGCCAGCAAATTCAATATTATTGGCTAttgtttaaaatttataaaacctGATTTATTGGGTTGGTCATTGCCTTATTGGAAATAAAATTGGAATAGACTGACAGATCCAACATTTATGTTACTAAGTAATATTATTTTGATACTTAAAATACTATAGGCAATATAATTCTTTTATCTTCCCTAGGTTATGAAGCCCATGACAGAACGAGAATCTATCTTCTTCACACATCTCTTGCTCCTATCCTATCCCTCTCATCTCAGTTCCTTGCCTTGCTCGTTTCCTCTAATCTGAATAGCAATAAATGATCTCTACCACCGTTAAAAATAATCTGAATCTCCATCCCCATTTCCTTTTCAAATCATATACAATCATATCAATTCTTCACCAATAAAAGTTCTCATTCAGTCATATCAATATGAGACAAGTCATTTTATTAATGGGTTCTGAACAGCAAGTAACCATGTGTAACTTTAGGTACAATTTGTCCCCGTCTTTCCTTAGCAACGAAAGATATTGTTGATTGTATTGCTTTTTGTTAGGTTTCATCAAAATTGGTTGTTGGTTTCATTCTCTTTCTTCTGGGTTCAATCAAAATTGATAGCATGCTTTGTCAACGCATGAAACAGATGAACACAACTAGTGAAGCCAAGTTGCTGGTTGTTGTAATATTTTAATTCCCCAGAAAGCCTATATGAATTAATATAGAGAAAGAAAGTGAGAAAAAAGCAATGGGCCAAAAAGATACATAAAGGTATTGATTTAATTAAATgataaagaggcatttaactctAATTAGATTTATGGTTAGTGGTGCATGgaatttttaatttcaaatgaatttttttattttccaaACACAAAATATATTGTTCACATGAACTCTCATCACATTTGGTggattaaatttcatgcaaacaCCACATCAAGAGCTATTTTAGGATATGTACATATCAAATAGACTACCATTAATCATACAATTTACTACTTTGCAATGTAAATTTCATAAGCAAGCAAGATTACCTTTCTAAATTCTGTCAATGCCATAAATATCATGTTCCGGAAGGTATGATACTGTcaataaaagaaatattaaatcaattcacaaatcaaaaagATGTAGACATGAGATACCCAGCTGGTTACAACattatttaaagagaaaatcaatgTCAGCATATGGTTTAGAAGAGTGTAGTGTATGTCATGCAACAAGAAAGTTGAATGATCTAAAGATTGTTAGAACCACATTTGCAGGCTATGAACGCAATTATGCCTAGAAGAAAAAATATTACCAAACCTGTAGCAAGTGGCTGCAAGCAGCATTAACAGCAGTAGCAGACCATGACTTCCCAATAGAGTTTGACACAATTGTTCTTGAAGCACACCTAGGTAGCACTCCCACTGATGCTATACTGAAACTAAGCAAAGCAGACAGAATGGAGGACCTGAAATCCACAAATTCTGCCATAAGGTCCTCATGCATAACTGGTATATTGACAAAAGTCAAAACTGACACTCAGTCATATATGTCCAAACCGCACAGATTGGCAAAGTAATCATATGACCAAGagaagggaaaaaattataaccaTTGCTAAAACTATCAATTAAACTAGATTGGCAAATTTATATTAATTCCCATACCATGTATCAAATAAAAAATTGTCCTCatccaataaaaaaattatgaatattttcatgtatatatttattttactagctttttttgttatttttattctaTTGAGGAATCCAAGTCCTTAAAGCATTAGGATTGTTGCGAGCCTATCAACATATATGGCAGGCATGATTTATCTTTCAAAAAGAAATGAGAATTAATTTCCCAAAACCTTTAGCAGGTTTCAAGCACCGTTAGGGATTTGTACAGCATCTCTGGCCCAAGGTAAGATGCCAACAGAACTATGGGTCAGATTTAATATTCACTCGATTAAATCCTATGAATCTTCCCCTGAAGACCCTAACCAAAATTTTATAAGACTTAAATTATTTTTTCCTCAAAATATTGTTCATGAATAGTGCAGAATTGCAGCAATAAATCTACCCTAACCCCTAAAACATACCAAACTTCTACAGCAGTTAAATctttgaaacacttcaaaaaacTTGTCTCTGGATGTCTACATCATTTTGGGAGTTTATTAAATCTCTATTTTCTATCCTATGTCCCATCAAGataaaccctagaaaacattgTTAAAGTCCAAAGAGAGAGATTTTGAGCATGAAGTGAGCAACCAGAAAAGAGAGCGCAAATGTTAAAGCAAAAAAGAAAAGGTTCTATCATGTTTTAATAAAATAAAGATGCTTGGGATTGGGAAAAGGAAGGGGAAAAATGTTACTCCAAATAAAGAAAGAGGTTTACTCTGCAATTTTCTTGATACTAATCTGCTTCTCTGATAGAGGGTTCAACATTAAAaatggataaagtcctatgtaATATTTAACCTAAAAAGCCAGAGGTAAATGTCAATAATAAGAAATGCTATGTAAATTCACATGAGAGATAGCATGACAAGAACTGAAACTGTAAAACTGCAAAGCATTCATCACCTTCTCAGAAGACCTCCTTAGTGTTTCAATAGATATGTAGGAACCAATAGAATGCCCAACCTTCAGAGAAAAATTGCATATTAGTCTCCAAAATTTTCAACTTGGAAACTGAATCAATAATCAACACTAAGGCTATTCCTGCAGTTCTAAAAACAACTTAAAAAAGCAAATCAATCAAGAGCCAATAATCATATCAAGAAATTAGAAATCAATTTCCCACCAATCAATCATTCAATGAAGGCCATTATATTAGTGAGGTCAGAAATGCTTTTATTAACATCCATTACTTCTTCTGCAAGAGTAAAAACTATACATTTATTTATGCTTATGTTATCAGCAAATCATATTGCACTTGATCCAATGTGCAGCGTTAAACAGCCTCAAACTGACATATACAGCCATTTTCAAACAATACAGACAGCCATTACTTCTAAATCAAGGCTATCAGCATGGGCTTTTCCAACAATTCCTCCCTTTCTTCTGCGACCTAATACTCTCCAAAACACAAACCTCGTTCTTTTCTTAGTTCTTTAACCTTAAGCCAAAAACTCACACTAAAATTCAAGAGATGTTGACCTCAttgttcctttttttttataatttcgaGGGttcataagaaaaatttaaggtaATCTTCTATCCTCTATAAGATATTTTTTTTAACGTTAATTTGTTgtacaaaatttttagaactacacAATGAATATGATTTTAGATGTTTACTGAATTAATATATCgcatatttaattaaattcttttttggTGTACTGTTGATTTCTGTAATTTTACTAATAGTGTGAAAAActtcgcct
It encodes:
- the LOC110653649 gene encoding uncharacterized protein LOC110653649 isoform X3; protein product: MLRSFGLFCCSSLIHLFPVKEYRARCVRSDMSCQKLVPNIRRPVISRLCNVSGHTSELLEIRADDLKLHVLFIPGNPGVIAFYKDFLESLYERLGGVASITAIGHISHTKKDWEHGRLFSIQEQIDHKVDFIRHELQITEVPIILVGHSIGSYISIEVLRRSQKKVLNHLYFS
- the LOC110646156 gene encoding uncharacterized protein LOC110646156 — encoded protein: MSLRNSHFNVKRTVTFRLCNVSSYKTELLEISSDDPKLHVLFIPGNPGVVSFYKDFLESLYELLGGSASVTAIGHISHTKKNWEHGRLFSLQQQIDHKVDFIEQELKNIGVPIVLVGHSIGSYISIETLRRSSEKVKYYIGLYPFLMLNPLSEKQISIKKIAESSILSALLSFSIASVGVLPRCASRTIVSNSIGKSWSATAVNAACSHLLQYHTFRNMIFMALTEFRKLSETPDWAFMRENRSKMAFLFGVDDHWGPLEMFDEIGKQVPGIALSVEREGHTHSFCCTEAGSVWVAQHVSSLIKNQVLSSIQ